The Calditrichota bacterium genome has a window encoding:
- a CDS encoding metallophosphoesterase, with protein sequence MSDRRGQAIGAALFMLFALAGWGPYFVATATSGVYLSTAVLLGGFFAILAAGFTYDAAERLFGEGKGIYAAAVLLTFPPAGIVFSEPPMLSYTSMMFVVSASMWFAARATKASLRESLFFIVLLSGVAFASFGPWPPAILSLATLFVLRERTGTAPRTLLLAAGISLLGLVAKQTFRFELPSVAEREPDIALSVVESILLIAPWFAFGVLSIFRAKTWTRNVVVGVIVLTALHVYVGGEWIGLVGAGAPLLALAVTSALLGWFEAETEGRERGTRWTALPLIVVLVAFVIARIANAEGIVLSRNYATVGLLIAALLTVSMIRDARRWVFALHAAAGLYAGGLWWYYWQENAAETSEISIDLAPWLLVIALLARAGSTFIYGRRMPRRLRAPGPPHRFDPVVFRVFSDVRRKTWEGTPVEVSPKSPECVKFAIFGDVAGAESPFAGRNSGYFAFQKLAKDIEANGAEFAVSTGDLAPRATHFAYRRLRKLLKRITVPLIATPGNHDIVFQRKVHAQFFHALFGSDHGDVTVGPVRMILINNAWGSLSDEQLTWVEETLAKESSGVVTIVFCHKPVFDPREDTYYGMEHRPHAERLHELFVQHHVSAVFSGHIHSLLNTEKDGVNYIISGGGGSKLKTANDAHHYLQCEGTSAGLLVNAVAIDTGETLLELKIPARA encoded by the coding sequence ATGAGCGACCGTCGCGGACAGGCGATTGGCGCCGCGCTCTTCATGTTGTTCGCACTCGCGGGATGGGGGCCGTACTTCGTCGCGACCGCAACTTCGGGAGTGTATTTGTCGACTGCCGTGTTGTTGGGTGGATTCTTTGCAATCCTTGCGGCGGGTTTTACCTACGATGCTGCGGAACGACTGTTCGGAGAAGGAAAAGGAATCTACGCGGCAGCAGTGCTCTTGACTTTTCCTCCGGCGGGAATTGTGTTCAGCGAACCGCCGATGTTGTCGTATACGTCGATGATGTTTGTCGTGTCCGCATCGATGTGGTTTGCGGCACGGGCGACCAAGGCGTCACTGCGGGAATCTCTGTTCTTTATTGTACTCTTGAGCGGCGTCGCGTTTGCATCCTTCGGGCCGTGGCCCCCCGCGATTCTTTCGTTGGCGACACTTTTCGTATTGCGAGAACGCACCGGCACCGCACCACGGACGTTGCTGCTGGCTGCTGGAATTTCGTTATTGGGATTGGTCGCAAAACAGACGTTTCGTTTCGAGCTTCCAAGCGTCGCGGAGCGGGAGCCGGACATTGCATTGAGCGTCGTCGAATCAATCTTGCTGATCGCGCCGTGGTTTGCATTTGGTGTTCTTTCTATCTTCCGCGCAAAAACATGGACACGCAACGTCGTTGTGGGAGTCATTGTTCTAACGGCTCTGCACGTCTATGTCGGTGGTGAGTGGATCGGTTTGGTCGGTGCCGGCGCGCCTTTGCTTGCGTTAGCGGTGACCTCCGCGCTGCTTGGTTGGTTTGAAGCGGAAACAGAAGGACGGGAGCGTGGAACAAGATGGACGGCGCTTCCGCTGATAGTTGTGTTGGTTGCATTTGTGATTGCGCGAATTGCAAATGCTGAAGGCATTGTGCTCAGCCGCAACTACGCGACAGTAGGACTGCTTATCGCCGCGCTGTTGACAGTTTCGATGATTCGTGACGCGCGGCGCTGGGTGTTTGCGCTGCACGCGGCCGCTGGACTTTATGCTGGCGGGTTATGGTGGTACTACTGGCAAGAAAATGCGGCCGAGACCTCGGAGATTTCAATTGATCTTGCTCCGTGGCTGCTCGTGATCGCGCTTCTTGCGCGAGCAGGAAGCACGTTTATTTATGGAAGGCGGATGCCGAGGCGTTTGCGTGCGCCGGGGCCTCCGCATCGATTCGATCCCGTTGTCTTTCGCGTATTCTCCGATGTGCGCCGCAAAACATGGGAGGGCACGCCGGTTGAAGTTTCGCCAAAGAGCCCTGAATGCGTGAAGTTTGCGATATTCGGGGACGTCGCTGGTGCCGAATCACCTTTCGCCGGCCGCAATTCCGGCTACTTTGCGTTTCAAAAACTCGCAAAAGATATCGAAGCGAACGGCGCTGAGTTCGCTGTCTCGACCGGAGATCTTGCTCCCAGGGCAACGCACTTCGCATATCGACGATTGCGAAAGTTACTGAAGCGGATAACTGTGCCGCTGATTGCGACGCCGGGAAACCACGATATCGTTTTTCAGAGGAAAGTTCACGCGCAGTTTTTTCACGCGCTCTTCGGCAGCGACCACGGCGACGTGACGGTCGGGCCGGTCAGAATGATCTTGATCAACAACGCGTGGGGAAGTTTGTCCGACGAACAACTTACGTGGGTCGAAGAAACGCTCGCCAAAGAGTCGTCTGGTGTCGTGACGATAGTGTTTTGCCACAAACCGGTTTTCGATCCCCGCGAAGACACTTATTACGGCATGGAGCACCGTCCGCATGCCGAGCGGCTGCACGAACTTTTTGTTCAGCATCATGTCTCAGCCGTTTTTTCCGGCCACATTCACAGCTTGCTTAACACGGAGAAAGACGGAGTCAACTATATCATTTCCGGCGGCGGCGGATCGAAATTGAAAACCGCGAACGACGCTCACCACTACTTGCAGTGTGAAGGAACGTCCGCAGGTTTGCTCGTGAATGCCGTTGCGATTGACACAGGTGAGACTCTACTTGAATTGAAGATTCCGGCACGCGCATGA
- a CDS encoding glycosyltransferase family 9 protein, with the protein MKLSKPAQKLNPKKVLLVQLRRIGDCVLCTPAIRAVKEQFPDAKVDFLAEYPAEETLRNHPVIRKLWVAPVGGIAGFVELVRGLRRERYDLVIDFYSNPRSAQAVFLTGAKVRAGLKRRGRSWAYTHHFIEEEPDHNSYAVDLRLDMLKLLGIQPGSRRLDIYSDENDREAKAKANHLLDSLTGIVVAVATGSANAAKRYPADLTAQTIELLRASHMEVILTSGPGEEEFAKRILTKLSKPVPHLSDARVPELAALYRHCSLYIGPDSGPKHVAVACGIPTVTIFGPGNPDNWNDKENSRNLVIAAPCSFRPKCDELECARLGHIATITPREVLGAALKLLLE; encoded by the coding sequence ATGAAACTTTCTAAACCCGCGCAGAAACTCAATCCGAAAAAAGTATTGCTTGTGCAATTGCGCCGCATCGGAGATTGCGTACTTTGCACTCCAGCAATTCGCGCGGTAAAAGAGCAATTTCCTGACGCGAAGGTTGATTTCTTGGCGGAATATCCCGCCGAAGAAACTCTGAGAAACCATCCGGTAATCCGCAAACTTTGGGTCGCACCGGTTGGAGGGATTGCTGGATTTGTAGAACTTGTTCGCGGGCTAAGGCGCGAGCGCTACGATCTCGTCATTGATTTTTACTCTAATCCACGCAGCGCTCAGGCCGTGTTTCTCACGGGTGCGAAAGTGCGCGCGGGGCTCAAACGTCGTGGCAGAAGTTGGGCATACACGCATCACTTCATTGAAGAAGAGCCTGACCACAACTCGTATGCCGTAGACCTTAGGCTGGATATGCTGAAGCTGTTGGGAATCCAACCGGGATCGCGGCGGCTTGATATTTACAGCGACGAGAATGACCGCGAAGCGAAAGCGAAAGCAAATCATCTACTCGATAGTTTGACGGGAATCGTGGTTGCGGTGGCGACGGGAAGCGCGAACGCGGCCAAGCGCTATCCGGCGGATTTGACGGCGCAAACGATTGAGCTTTTGCGAGCGTCGCACATGGAAGTGATCTTGACGAGCGGTCCGGGAGAAGAGGAGTTTGCTAAGAGAATTCTCACCAAACTGTCAAAGCCTGTGCCGCATCTTTCTGACGCGCGCGTGCCTGAACTTGCGGCGCTATATCGACATTGCTCGTTGTATATCGGGCCGGACTCGGGACCGAAGCACGTTGCCGTTGCGTGCGGCATTCCCACTGTGACGATTTTCGGCCCGGGAAATCCCGACAACTGGAATGACAAAGAGAATTCAAGAAACCTCGTGATTGCCGCTCCTTGCAGCTTCCGTCCGAAATGCGACGAACTTGAATGCGCGCGGCTCGGACATATCGCAACAATAACGCCGCGCGAAGTTCTCGGCGCGGCGTTGAAATTGCTGCTGGAATAG